AGTGATACCGGCGATCGCCTACGTCAGTTACAAGTTCGTCGTGTTGATACATCCGAAATATCAGGACGTCCGGGCTGCGGTGGGATCACTCAACTCGCGACTGGAAAACAGTATCGGCGGGATTCAGGTCGTCAAGTCGTTCACGAACGAACCGTTCGAGTCCGATCGTGTCGAGGCCTCTTCGGAGAACTACCTTCGAAAACAGTGGGCGGCGATTCGAATCCGGATCGCGTTTCGCCCGACGATCAAAGTCCTCACGGCGATCGGGTACGTCGCGACGTTCGTCGTCGGTGGGTGGTGGGTGATGTTCGGTTCGCCGCACCCGTTCTTCCAGGGAACGCTCACGGCGGGAACGCTCGTCATGTTCTTGAACTACTCGCGTCGATTCATGAACCCGCTTCGGGACTTTGGCGAGGTTTTGAACGACTATCAGTACGCCGAGGCGGCGGGTGAGCGCATCGTCGGACTGCTCGATTCCGATCCGCCGATTCGCGACCGGGAGGACGCACACGACCTGACCGACGTCGACGGAACCGTCGAGTACCGCGACGTCTGGTTCAGCTACGAAACCGAAGACGACGAGGGAGAGACCGTCCTGCAGGACGTCTCGTTCACCGCCGATTCGGGCCAGATGATCGGGCTCGTCGGTTCGACGGGTGCCGGCAAATCGACCCTTCTGAAACTCTTGTTACGGATGTACGACGTCGATACCGGCTCGATTACGATCGACGGTCACGACGTCCGGGACGTCTCCCTCCAGAGCCTTCGCGATTCGATCGGCTACGTGAGCCAGGAGCCATACCTCTTTCACGGCAGTATCAGGGAAAACATCGCGTACGCGACCCGGAACCCCTCGGAGCGTGAGATCGAGAAAGCGGCCCGGACGGCCGGGGCCCACGAGTTTGTCGAGGGGTTTCCCGACGGATACGACACCGTCGTTGGTGAACGAGGAGTGAAGCTCTCGGGTGGCCAGCGTCAGCGAATATCCATCGCACGGACCGTCCTCAAGGACCCGGATATCATCGTTCTGGACGAGGCGACGAGCCACGTCGACAACGAGACCGAAGCGATTATTCAGAACAACCTCCACGACCTCATCGCAAACCGGACCTCGTTCATCATCGCACACCGCCTCTCGACGGTTCGGGATGCGGACGCGATTTTCGTCCTGGACGATGGCGAACTGGTCGAACGGGGAACGCACGACGAGCTCCTCGAGCGAGGTGGACTGTATTCGACGCTCTGGGAGGTCCACGTCGGAGAACTCGAGGGCGTTCCCGACGCGCTTGCTGACCGACCGACCGGTTCGGTCGCGAAGGAGAACGAGTAGTCCGCCTCCGTCGGTCGATGGAAAAAGACCGCGTCGAGTCGGGTGGTACGTCGAGCGCTGTCGACGGGAGGATCTCGCTCCGTGGGAAACTGATATGATGGGTCGGGACAAGGTGTGCGTATGAAACGATACGAGACGAAGATCGACGATGGGACGTTGTACGTCGAAGGAACTGACGACTGGCTCGTGGTCGGAGAGCTAACTGACGTCTGTGAGCTCGTCGGCGGCGAGACGTACTCGATCGAGTACGGCCGAGCCGGACGGATGGCGGACTGGGTCGAGACCGACGATCAGGGTAATTTCACCTTCGACGTCCGTGAGACGCTCGCTGAGTTTACGTTCGACGAGGAGTTCGTTACCCACCTGGAACAGGTCGAGCTAGAGTCGGACGACGACGAGGCGTATCCATACCGGACGGAGTTCTTCGCGGACATGATGACGACGATCTGGGACGCGAAAGGACCGCTCGAGACGTCGACGGACGACCAGCCGCGGTAGCAACGACTCCCTCATACGGACTGCCGTACGTCATTTCCGGATCGACCGGGCCGTCCCACGGCCGATTCGGTAAATCGGACAGCGGACCGTATCAGGAATACTGGCTATTGATTTCGATGACGTTCGCCGCCCGAACGACCATCGACGGCAGTTCCTCGTCGAAGCGCTCACCGATCATTCGACTCGAGGGTCCGGAGAGACTCACCGCGCCGAGGACGCTCCCGTCGTTGTTGAGCACGGGGGCAGCGACGCATCGGAGCCCGTCGATTCGCTCCTCGTTGTCGATCGCGTATCCACGGTTTCTGATCTCCTCTAGGGTATCGAAAAGCTCGTCGCGCGATGTGATCGTCGTACTGGTGAAACCGGGAAGTCCGTGTTGGTCGATAATCCCGTCGACGTACGATTCTGGATAGTGTGCGAGCATTGCCTTCCCGAGGGAGGTGCAGTGGAGATATTCGCGTTTTCCGACCGACGACGCCGTTTTGACCGCTTTCTCCCCGCTGGCTTTGTAGATGTAGACTCCCTGTCCGTGCTCTTCGGTTGCGAACTGTGAGAGTTCGCCGCTTTCCTGGGCGAGTTCGTCCACTTCCTCCCGGACGACGTCGTAGAATCCGAGCCGATCTCTGACCGTTTCCGCGAGGTGTAGATACCGCAAACTGAGATTGTATTCGTCGTCTTCTTTGATCAGATACTCGTTTTTGTACAGCGTTGCGAGGTGGCTGTGAACGGTCCCCTTCGACAGGCCGAGCTCCGTCGAGAGTTCGGTTACACCGGCACCATCGTTGTGGTGGAGAAGATCGATGATGTCGAGCGTCGTTTGAACCGCGCCGACCGTTCGCGGCTCGGTTTCCGACGTTGGTTTGTTTGGTTCACTCATATACGGGGATGTGCGTCTACCATCTTTAATCGTTCGGTCTATCCAAACGGATTGTTCGGATCCGTAGTGTCAGCCGGTACGTCGGTCGAGACGAACGCGGAACCACTGGCGGTGTATCGGTCACGTTTCCTGAAAAAGGTTTTTGTACTCTCTCGGGAGTGGCAATGTGTAACGCATGGTACCGAGTACAGATCCCTCAACAGTTGAGCCTACCGACCAGATCGACCCAGCCGAATCCGTTTCGATGGCGGTC
This genomic stretch from Natrarchaeobius halalkaliphilus harbors:
- a CDS encoding IclR family transcriptional regulator, with the protein product MSEPNKPTSETEPRTVGAVQTTLDIIDLLHHNDGAGVTELSTELGLSKGTVHSHLATLYKNEYLIKEDDEYNLSLRYLHLAETVRDRLGFYDVVREEVDELAQESGELSQFATEEHGQGVYIYKASGEKAVKTASSVGKREYLHCTSLGKAMLAHYPESYVDGIIDQHGLPGFTSTTITSRDELFDTLEEIRNRGYAIDNEERIDGLRCVAAPVLNNDGSVLGAVSLSGPSSRMIGERFDEELPSMVVRAANVIEINSQYS
- a CDS encoding ABC transporter ATP-binding protein, whose amino-acid sequence is MADSDGVFSDIRVEDERAVLRMFRQFGRKRLAYFVLGGLATIFARAMELVPAYILAVAIDSLFFDEQTFAIVGIPSAWLPTDPGQQLLLIAALLGGAHVAGAVLSLVNSWAWNLFSQHFQHELRVAAYEAMQRRHMGFFDNKQTGEIMSILNNDVNQLEQFLTHTLNRAIRIVVRTGGMAAVMLIVNWRLGILPTIVIPAIAYVSYKFVVLIHPKYQDVRAAVGSLNSRLENSIGGIQVVKSFTNEPFESDRVEASSENYLRKQWAAIRIRIAFRPTIKVLTAIGYVATFVVGGWWVMFGSPHPFFQGTLTAGTLVMFLNYSRRFMNPLRDFGEVLNDYQYAEAAGERIVGLLDSDPPIRDREDAHDLTDVDGTVEYRDVWFSYETEDDEGETVLQDVSFTADSGQMIGLVGSTGAGKSTLLKLLLRMYDVDTGSITIDGHDVRDVSLQSLRDSIGYVSQEPYLFHGSIRENIAYATRNPSEREIEKAARTAGAHEFVEGFPDGYDTVVGERGVKLSGGQRQRISIARTVLKDPDIIVLDEATSHVDNETEAIIQNNLHDLIANRTSFIIAHRLSTVRDADAIFVLDDGELVERGTHDELLERGGLYSTLWEVHVGELEGVPDALADRPTGSVAKENE